Proteins encoded together in one Bombus vancouverensis nearcticus chromosome 14, iyBomVanc1_principal, whole genome shotgun sequence window:
- the LOC117161998 gene encoding transmembrane protein 256 homolog, with amino-acid sequence MYYLNPLTHVSSIGQTASYIWKSIEAVPKQLGLKPRTEVKMPPPVPLWKLAAATGPFVKLAAFSGAAATILGAYGSHKEYPEHEKVDRKQVFETASRYHFIHTLAMLGLPLCRSPYVTATFLLLGIALFCGTCYYSAFTGDKQYNRLTPVGGICFILGWLSMCI; translated from the exons ATGTACTATCTAAATCCGCTAACTCATGTTAGTTCAATTGGACAAACAGCATCGTACATTTGGAAATCAATTGAAGCA GTACCAAAGCAATTAGGTTTAAAACCAAGAACAGAAGTAAAAATGCCACCACCAGTGCCCTTATGGAAGTTGGCTGCAGCTACAGGACCATTTGTTAAACTTGCTGCATTTAGTGGTGCTGCAGCCACAATTCTTGGTGCTTATGGTTCTCATA AGGAATATCCAGAGCATGAGAAAGTAGATCGAAAGCAAGTATTTGAAACTGCAAGTCGTTATCATTTTATTCATACATTAGCAATGTTAGGATTACCTCTTTGCAGATCACCTTATGTG acTGCAACGTTCCTATTGCTTGGAATAGCACTGTTCTGTGGGACTTGCTATTATTCTGCATTTACTGGTGACAAACAATACAATAGATTAACACCAGTAGGTGGTATATGTTTCATACTAGGATGGTTAAGCAtgtgtatttaa
- the RpS29 gene encoding ribosomal protein S29 isoform X1 — MGFQNIWYSHPRKYGQGSRSCRACANRHGLIRKYGLNICRQCFREYAADIGFKKLD; from the exons ATGGGATTCCAAAACATTTGGTACTCACATCCACGCAAATATGGACAAGGATCTAGATCTTG TCGTGCTTGTGCGAACAGGCATGGTTTGATAAGAAAATATGGATTAAACATTTGTAGGCAGTGCTTCAGGGAATATGCTGCCGATATTGGCTTCAAAAAG CTGGATTAA
- the RpS29 gene encoding ribosomal protein S29 isoform X2, with protein MGFQNIWYSHPRKYGQGSRSCRACANRHGLIRKYGLNICRQCFREYAADIGFKKV; from the exons ATGGGATTCCAAAACATTTGGTACTCACATCCACGCAAATATGGACAAGGATCTAGATCTTG TCGTGCTTGTGCGAACAGGCATGGTTTGATAAGAAAATATGGATTAAACATTTGTAGGCAGTGCTTCAGGGAATATGCTGCCGATATTGGCTTCAAAAAGGTATAA
- the TTLL15 gene encoding tubulin tyrosine ligase-like 15 translates to MSSKQNVNECTIYTQMMNLKVKTLLNIFLYSITGPIILYCFLSFLYYHENLRNTQLSTAEIKEKNPLYRVYTKSNDTEYLKHVFLVLERLGFKQTNDAFNWDLLWAHDYPFRSLSSSLKKLKAHQRVNHIPGCGYITNKVDLSTAEGRYILPAFKIPEQSNEFFLYANQHPEKMFVQKSNDHRGISIKNVSDINVTETGSFVQEFIQRPFLIDGYKFDIGIYTVITSVDPLRVYIYKGDVLFRFCPVKYYPFDPEVLDKYIVGDDYLPIWNVPSLKHYYTKLKFSMKDSFDAYVRMQAKDPEKVWSGVREAIREITLSKEIYIKEAIKRFGNGRNFFELIRVDFALDENLNVYTMEANMSPNLSSAHYLPNQLLYEQVIFNLFSLVGIGQRIRKDSLKIRNRMEEEMEVAEKNIMVLPELCIECNDCFRVECQLCSPCFTPETKLILSQSYLENQNKMDFQRIFPPPITKDMILKDYTIKNQLLVRWYQGKCELDHSWCS, encoded by the exons ATGTCTAGTAAACAG AATGTTAATGAATGTACAATATATACCCAAATGATGAACTTAAAAGTGAAAAcacttttaaatatatttttatattctataacgggtccaataattttatattgtttcttATCCTTTTTATACTACCATGAAAacttaagaaatacgcaattaagTACggcagaaataaaagaaaagaatccattATATCGAGTATACACGAAAAGTAACGATACTGAATATTTAAAACATGTATTTCTTGTATTGGAACGTTTGGGATTTAAACAAACCAATGATGCATTTAATTGGGATTTATTGTGGGCACATGACTACCCATTTAGAAGTTTAAGTTCTAGCTTAAAGAAGTTAAAAGCTCATCAACGTGTTAATCATATTCCCGGTTGCGGATATATTACTAATAAGGTGGATTTATCAACCGCGGAAGGTCGCTACATTTTACCGGCATTTAAGATACCAGAACAAAGCAACGAATTTTTTTTGTATGCTAATCAGCATCCAGAAAAGATGTTtgtacaaaaatcgaatgatcATCGGGGTATTAGCATAAAAAATGTGAGCGATATAAATGTTACAGAAACTGGGTCTTTTGTACAAGAATTTATACAACGACCATTTCTCATAGATGGATATAAATTTGATATTGGAATATACACCGTGATCACCTCCGTTGATCCCCTTagagtatatatatacaaaggTGATGTGCTCTTTAGATTTTGTCCTGTAAAATATTATCCATTTGACCCTGAAGTTTTAGACAAATACATAGTTGGCGATGATTACTTGCCGATTTGGAATGTTCCATCTTTGAAACATTATTATACTAAATTGAAGTTTTCAATGAAAGATTCGTTCGACGCATATGTACGTATGCAAGCGAAAGATCCTGAAAAAGTTTGGAGTGGTGTACGCGAAGCAATCAGAGAAATTACTTTGTCAAAAGAGATTTATATTAAAGAAGCTATAAAACGTTTCGGAAATGGAAGAAATTTTTTCGAGTTAATTAGAGTCGATTTTGCACTCGATGAAAATTTAAATGTTTATACCATGGAGGCAAATATGTCTCCAAATTTATCTTCGGCGCATTATCTGCCAAACCAATTACTTTACGAACAAGTTATATTTAACTTATTTTCGTTAGTTGGTATAGGGCAAAGAATCAGGAAAGATTCTTTGAAAATAAg GAACAGAATGGAGGAAGAAATGGAAGTAGCTGAGAAGAATATAATGGTTTTGCCAGAACTTTGCATAGAATGTAATGACTGTTTTCGTGTAGAATGTCAGTTATGTAGCCCATGTTTCACACCTGAAACTAAATTGATTTTATCTCAAAGTTATTTGGAAAATCAGAATAAAATGGATTTTCAAAGAATCTTTCCACCTCCCATA ACAAAAGATATGATATTAAAAGATTACacaataaaaaatcaattacTTGTCAGATGGTATCAAGGCAAGTGTGAATTAG